DNA sequence from the Butyricimonas faecalis genome:
TGCCTTAGATCGTAAAGAATAATCAATCAATAAAATAGTTGGAACGTATTTGTCACCCAACAATAACTTTTGAAAAACAATGTTTTAATAACTAAATACATTTACTATGAAAACAATGAAAATTTTATTCACGCTGGTCGTGTTCGTTATGATGGGTTTAACCGTAAGTGCCCAAGCTAAAAAAGATACAACCGTTATTTTTAAAATAGGCATACATTGTCCTTCTTGCAAGGCTAAATTGGATAAAGATATGCCTTTTGAGAAAGGAATCAAGGATTATAAGTTGAACATGAAAGATTCAACCGTGTTGATTTCTTTCCGTACCGACAAAAACTCTGTTGAGGCGTTGCGGGCTGCAATTGAGCGTCATGATGTGAAAGTGGTAGGGATGTGTGATAAAGACGGAAAGTTGATAAAAGGCGGTAAAGCACATAAATGTTGCAAAGAAGGGAATAAAGAAGCTTGCAAGGGAAGCTGCGGTGAGAAACATAATTGCAGTGGCACCTGTGGACAAAGCTGTGGCGAGAAAAAGTGTGACAGCAAATGTGATCAGAAATGCGAGTCAAAGGAGAGCAAATGTGAAGGGAAATGTGGTGATAATTGCTGCTCCAAGACGGGTAAAACAGACGAGTGCTGTAAGAATAAAAAGAAGTAAGAAAT
Encoded proteins:
- a CDS encoding heavy-metal-associated domain-containing protein; protein product: MKTMKILFTLVVFVMMGLTVSAQAKKDTTVIFKIGIHCPSCKAKLDKDMPFEKGIKDYKLNMKDSTVLISFRTDKNSVEALRAAIERHDVKVVGMCDKDGKLIKGGKAHKCCKEGNKEACKGSCGEKHNCSGTCGQSCGEKKCDSKCDQKCESKESKCEGKCGDNCCSKTGKTDECCKNKKK